In a single window of the Gadus chalcogrammus isolate NIFS_2021 chromosome 20, NIFS_Gcha_1.0, whole genome shotgun sequence genome:
- the LOC130372996 gene encoding P2X purinoceptor 7-like: MARRNPVVEAFQFDPESDPDSEAPEEVDTQRLQQDVSEWCRCGKCATMPTEVENICCMKIPQVTRRLREVEQQQTCMVDHPGLEPVCLNVYSIQNARQIYRADYGPLNLRRIHNRYRYPSYRSFVSWCWGLLGRSIRVVLPACVVLRIRSEFPAEEGHNVGFKRPPV; this comes from the exons atggctcgtagaaacccagtCGTTGAAGCTTTTCAGTTTGACCCAGAATCGGATCCGGATAGCGAAGCACCTGAAGAAGTTGATACTCAGCGGCTACAGCAGGACGTCTCTGAATG GTGCCGTTGTGGAAAATGTGCGACCATGCCCACAGAAGTGGAGAATATTTGCTGCATGAAGATACCGCAG GTTACTAGAAGACTACGGGAGGTCGAACAACAGCAGACGTGTATGGTTGACCATCCTGGATTGGAGCCTGTCTGCCTAAATGTTTACTCTATTCAGAATGCCAGACAAATATATAGAGCTGACTATGGTCCCCTAAATTTGAGAAGAATACACAA TCGCTACAGGTATCCCTCCTATCGTTCCTTTGTGAGCTGGTGCTGGGGCCTCCTGGGACGCAGTATCCGGGTTGTCCTTCCAGCTTGTGTGGTTCTGCGTATCCGCTCTGAGTTTCCCGCTGAGGAAGGCCACAATGTCGGTTTTAAACGTCCCCCTGTTTGA